Proteins encoded within one genomic window of Mya arenaria isolate MELC-2E11 chromosome 13, ASM2691426v1:
- the LOC128214988 gene encoding tyrosine-protein kinase SRK2-like isoform X2: MGCCDSKPKLDTSETKFSDIKGKNEENGEKPRRKNSYSKDPTNLPQPGEKSDAEGGSGGGKRVYALYDYDARTQDDLTFRKGDVLELIEGGTEENEDWWYARHTDPKYNNLQKEGYVPRNYVALEDTLESHDWFFGRVTRKEAERNLLVKDNPVGVFLVRESETCPGSYVLSIRDYDQNKANPECVKHYKMRNMDDGGVYIAARRQFKTIMELVDHYKVQADGLCRSLVAPCSRAAPVMVDLSRDTKDAWEIDRNSLQLAQRLGAGQFGEVWKGIWNNTTDVAIKTLKPGTMTAEAFLAEAQIMKQCRHDKLVRLYAVCSKEEPIYIVTELLNDSLLNYLREGEGRYMKFPDMVDYAGQVASGMAYLEKNKLIHRDLAARNVLIGDNSIVKVADFGLAKIIEDDEYTPSSAGAKFPIKWTAPEAAMYMRFTIKSDVWSYGILLTEVTTHGQVPYPGMSNREVLEQIPRGYRMPKPLKCSDAMYEIMIKCWDKREENRPTFEFLECFFDDYFVNTEPKYKESE; this comes from the exons ATGGGGTGTTGCGACTCCAAACCCAAGTTGGACACATCAGAGACGAAGTTCTCCGATATCAAAGGAAAGAACGAGGAAAACGGGGAAAAACCACGTAGGAAAAACAGCTACAGCAAAGACCCCACTAATCTACCCCAGCCTGGAGAGAAATCTGATGCTGAGG gAGGCAGTGGCGGTGGGAAACGAGTTTACGCGCTCTATGACTATGATGCCCGAACACAAGATGACCTCACATTCCGCAAAGGCGACGTTCTCGAACTTATAGAGGGGGGAACTGAAGA GAATGAGGACTGGTGGTACGCGCGGCATACAGATCCAAAATACAACAATCTCCAGAAGGAGGGTTATGTGCCTCGGAACTATGTGGCCTTGGAGGATACTCTCGAATCACATGA CTGGTTTTTCGGACGTGTGACACGCAAGGAGGCAGAGAGAAACTTGTTGGTGAAGGACAACCCTGTTGGAGTTTTCCTTGTAAGGGAGAGCGAGACTTGTCCAG GGAGCTATGTGTTGTCCATTCGAGACTATGACCAGAACAAGGCCAATCCTGAGTGTGTCAAACATTACAAGATGCGCAACATGGATGATGGTGGAGTGTATATTGCTGCTAGACGACAGTTCAAGACTATTATGGAACTTGTGGACCACTATAAAG TGCAAGCGGATGGTCTATGTCGGTCACTGGTAGCACCATGTTCCCGAGCTGCCCCAGTCATGGTAGACTTGAGTCGAGACACTAAGGACGCGTGGGAGATTGACAGGAACTCACTCCAGCTTGCACAGAGGCTTGGGGCTGGTCAGTTCGGGGAGGTCTGGAAAG GAATATGGAACAACACAACAGATGTTGCTATAAAAACTCTGAAGCCAGGCACAATGACAGCGGAGGCCTTCCTTGCCGAGGCCCAGATCATGAAGCAGTGTCGCCATGACAAACTTGTGCGTCTGTACGCCGTCTGCTCGAAGGAGGAGCCGATTTACATTGTGACTGAGCTCCTCAATGACAGTCTGCTCAACTACTTGCGGGAGGGAGAAGGACGATACATGAAGTTCCCAGATATGGTGGACTACGCTGGACAG GTGGCCAGTGGCATGGCATATCTAGAGAAAAACAAGCTTATTCATAGAGATTTGGCAGCCCGAAATGTTCTTATCGGTGATAACAGTATAGTAAAAGTTGCCGATTTTGGGCTTGCCAAAATTATTGAAGATGATGAGTACACACCTTCGTCTGCTG GAGCCAAGTTCCCGATCAAGTGGACAGCCCCAGAGGCTGCGATGTACATGCGCTTCACGATAAAGTCTGACGTGTGGTCATACGGCATTCTGCTCACAGAAGTCACAACACATGGACAAGTGCCATACCCAG GCATGAGCAACCGAGAAGTTCTAGAGCAGATTCCCAGAGGATACCGCATGCCTAAACCGCTGAAATGTTCCGACGCCATGTATGAAATAATGATCAAGTGCTGGGATAAACGTGAGGAAAACCGACCAACTTTTGAATTCCTGGAGTGCTTCTTCGATGACTACTTTGTCAATACAGAACCAAAATATAAGGAATCTGAATAA
- the LOC128214988 gene encoding tyrosine-protein kinase SRK2-like isoform X4, with protein sequence MGCCDSKPKLDTSETKFSDIKGKNEENGEKPRRKNSYSKDPTNLPQPGEKSDAEGGSGGGKRVYALYDYDARTQDDLTFRKGDVLELIEGGTEENEDWWYARHTDPKYNNLQKEGYVPRNYVALEDTLESHDWFFGRVTRKEAERNLLVKDNPVGVFLVRESETCPGSYVLSIRDYDQNKANPECVKHYKMRNMDDGGVYIAARRQFKTIMELVDHYKVQADGLCRSLVAPCSRAAPVMVDLSRDTKDAWEIDRNSLQLAQRLGAGQFGEVWKGIWNNTTDVAIKTLKPGTMTAEAFLAEAQIMKQCRHDKLVRLYAVCSKEEPIYIVTELLNDSLLNYLREGEGRYMKFPDMVDYAGQIAAGMSYLEREKLIHRDLAARNVLVGNNNICKVADFGLARIIEDDEYNPKHGAKFPIKWTAPEAAMYMRFTIKSDVWSYGILLTEVTTHGQVPYPGMSNREVLEQIPRGYRMPKPLKCSDAMYEIMIKCWDKREENRPTFEFLECFFDDYFVNTEPKYKESE encoded by the exons ATGGGGTGTTGCGACTCCAAACCCAAGTTGGACACATCAGAGACGAAGTTCTCCGATATCAAAGGAAAGAACGAGGAAAACGGGGAAAAACCACGTAGGAAAAACAGCTACAGCAAAGACCCCACTAATCTACCCCAGCCTGGAGAGAAATCTGATGCTGAGG gAGGCAGTGGCGGTGGGAAACGAGTTTACGCGCTCTATGACTATGATGCCCGAACACAAGATGACCTCACATTCCGCAAAGGCGACGTTCTCGAACTTATAGAGGGGGGAACTGAAGA GAATGAGGACTGGTGGTACGCGCGGCATACAGATCCAAAATACAACAATCTCCAGAAGGAGGGTTATGTGCCTCGGAACTATGTGGCCTTGGAGGATACTCTCGAATCACATGA CTGGTTTTTCGGACGTGTGACACGCAAGGAGGCAGAGAGAAACTTGTTGGTGAAGGACAACCCTGTTGGAGTTTTCCTTGTAAGGGAGAGCGAGACTTGTCCAG GGAGCTATGTGTTGTCCATTCGAGACTATGACCAGAACAAGGCCAATCCTGAGTGTGTCAAACATTACAAGATGCGCAACATGGATGATGGTGGAGTGTATATTGCTGCTAGACGACAGTTCAAGACTATTATGGAACTTGTGGACCACTATAAAG TGCAAGCGGATGGTCTATGTCGGTCACTGGTAGCACCATGTTCCCGAGCTGCCCCAGTCATGGTAGACTTGAGTCGAGACACTAAGGACGCGTGGGAGATTGACAGGAACTCACTCCAGCTTGCACAGAGGCTTGGGGCTGGTCAGTTCGGGGAGGTCTGGAAAG GAATATGGAACAACACAACAGATGTTGCTATAAAAACTCTGAAGCCAGGCACAATGACAGCGGAGGCCTTCCTTGCCGAGGCCCAGATCATGAAGCAGTGTCGCCATGACAAACTTGTGCGTCTGTACGCCGTCTGCTCGAAGGAGGAGCCGATTTACATTGTGACTGAGCTCCTCAATGACAGTCTGCTCAACTACTTGCGGGAGGGAGAAGGACGATACATGAAGTTCCCAGATATGGTGGACTACGCTGGACAG ATTGCTGCAGGAATGTCTTATCTGGAAAGGGAAAAGCTTATCCATAGAGATTTAGCAGCAAGGAATGTCCTTGTTGGgaataataatatttgcaaAGTTGCTGACTTTGGTCTTGCCCGGATAATTGAGGATGACGAATACAATCCTAAACATG GAGCCAAGTTCCCGATCAAGTGGACAGCCCCAGAGGCTGCGATGTACATGCGCTTCACGATAAAGTCTGACGTGTGGTCATACGGCATTCTGCTCACAGAAGTCACAACACATGGACAAGTGCCATACCCAG GCATGAGCAACCGAGAAGTTCTAGAGCAGATTCCCAGAGGATACCGCATGCCTAAACCGCTGAAATGTTCCGACGCCATGTATGAAATAATGATCAAGTGCTGGGATAAACGTGAGGAAAACCGACCAACTTTTGAATTCCTGGAGTGCTTCTTCGATGACTACTTTGTCAATACAGAACCAAAATATAAGGAATCTGAATAA
- the LOC128214988 gene encoding tyrosine-protein kinase SRK2-like isoform X1, translating into MGCCDSKPKLDTSETKFSDIKGKNEENGEKPRRKNSYSKDPTNLPQPGEKSDAEGGSGGGKRVYALYDYDARTQDDLTFRKGDVLELIEGGTEENEDWWYARHTDPKYNNLQKEGYVPRNYVALEDTLESHDWFFGRVTRKEAERNLLVKDNPVGVFLVRESETCPGSYVLSIRDYDQNKANPECVKHYKMRNMDDGGVYIAARRQFKTIMELVDHYKVQADGLCRSLVAPCSRAAPVMVDLSRDTKDAWEIDRNSLQLAQRLGAGQFGEVWKGIWNNTTDVAIKTLKPGTMTAEAFLAEAQIMKQCRHDKLVRLYAVCSKEEPIYIVTELLNDSLLNYLREGEGRYMKFPDMVDYAGQVASGMAYLEKNKLIHRDLAARNVLIGDNSIVKVADFGLAKIIEDDEYTPSSAGAKFPIKWTAPEAAMYMRFTIKSDVWSYGILLTEVTTHGQVPYPGMTNREVLNQVESGYRMPRSTKCSDAMYEIMVKCWDKRPEERPTFEFLFNFFDDYFIATEPNYQENDP; encoded by the exons ATGGGGTGTTGCGACTCCAAACCCAAGTTGGACACATCAGAGACGAAGTTCTCCGATATCAAAGGAAAGAACGAGGAAAACGGGGAAAAACCACGTAGGAAAAACAGCTACAGCAAAGACCCCACTAATCTACCCCAGCCTGGAGAGAAATCTGATGCTGAGG gAGGCAGTGGCGGTGGGAAACGAGTTTACGCGCTCTATGACTATGATGCCCGAACACAAGATGACCTCACATTCCGCAAAGGCGACGTTCTCGAACTTATAGAGGGGGGAACTGAAGA GAATGAGGACTGGTGGTACGCGCGGCATACAGATCCAAAATACAACAATCTCCAGAAGGAGGGTTATGTGCCTCGGAACTATGTGGCCTTGGAGGATACTCTCGAATCACATGA CTGGTTTTTCGGACGTGTGACACGCAAGGAGGCAGAGAGAAACTTGTTGGTGAAGGACAACCCTGTTGGAGTTTTCCTTGTAAGGGAGAGCGAGACTTGTCCAG GGAGCTATGTGTTGTCCATTCGAGACTATGACCAGAACAAGGCCAATCCTGAGTGTGTCAAACATTACAAGATGCGCAACATGGATGATGGTGGAGTGTATATTGCTGCTAGACGACAGTTCAAGACTATTATGGAACTTGTGGACCACTATAAAG TGCAAGCGGATGGTCTATGTCGGTCACTGGTAGCACCATGTTCCCGAGCTGCCCCAGTCATGGTAGACTTGAGTCGAGACACTAAGGACGCGTGGGAGATTGACAGGAACTCACTCCAGCTTGCACAGAGGCTTGGGGCTGGTCAGTTCGGGGAGGTCTGGAAAG GAATATGGAACAACACAACAGATGTTGCTATAAAAACTCTGAAGCCAGGCACAATGACAGCGGAGGCCTTCCTTGCCGAGGCCCAGATCATGAAGCAGTGTCGCCATGACAAACTTGTGCGTCTGTACGCCGTCTGCTCGAAGGAGGAGCCGATTTACATTGTGACTGAGCTCCTCAATGACAGTCTGCTCAACTACTTGCGGGAGGGAGAAGGACGATACATGAAGTTCCCAGATATGGTGGACTACGCTGGACAG GTGGCCAGTGGCATGGCATATCTAGAGAAAAACAAGCTTATTCATAGAGATTTGGCAGCCCGAAATGTTCTTATCGGTGATAACAGTATAGTAAAAGTTGCCGATTTTGGGCTTGCCAAAATTATTGAAGATGATGAGTACACACCTTCGTCTGCTG GAGCCAAGTTCCCGATCAAGTGGACAGCCCCAGAGGCTGCGATGTACATGCGCTTCACGATAAAGTCTGACGTGTGGTCATACGGCATTCTGCTCACAGAAGTCACAACACATGGACAAGTGCCATACCCAG GAATGACAAACAGAGAAGTTCTCAACCAGGTAGAAAGTGGTTATCGAATGCCAAGATCCACAAAATGTTCTGATGCCATGTATGAAATCATGGTCAAGTGCTGGGATAAACGGCCGGAGGAGAGACCTACCTTTGAATTCCTCTTTAATTTCTTTGATGACTATTTCATTGCAACTGAACCTAACTACCAGGAAAATGACCCCTAG
- the LOC128214988 gene encoding tyrosine-protein kinase SRK2-like isoform X7, with protein MGCCDSKPKLDTSETKFSDIKGKNEENGEKPRGSGGGKRVYALYDYDARTQDDLTFRKGDVLELIEGGTEENEDWWYARHTDPKYNNLQKEGYVPRNYVALEDTLESHDWFFGRVTRKEAERNLLVKDNPVGVFLVRESETCPGSYVLSIRDYDQNKANPECVKHYKMRNMDDGGVYIAARRQFKTIMELVDHYKVQADGLCRSLVAPCSRAAPVMVDLSRDTKDAWEIDRNSLQLAQRLGAGQFGEVWKGIWNNTTDVAIKTLKPGTMTAEAFLAEAQIMKQCRHDKLVRLYAVCSKEEPIYIVTELLNDSLLNYLREGEGRYMKFPDMVDYAGQVASGMAYLEKNKLIHRDLAARNVLIGDNSIVKVADFGLAKIIEDDEYTPSSAGAKFPIKWTAPEAAMYMRFTIKSDVWSYGILLTEVTTHGQVPYPGMTNREVLNQVESGYRMPRSTKCSDAMYEIMVKCWDKRPEERPTFEFLFNFFDDYFIATEPNYQENDP; from the exons ATGGGGTGTTGCGACTCCAAACCCAAGTTGGACACATCAGAGACGAAGTTCTCCGATATCAAAGGAAAGAACGAGGAAAACGGGGAAAAACCAC gAGGCAGTGGCGGTGGGAAACGAGTTTACGCGCTCTATGACTATGATGCCCGAACACAAGATGACCTCACATTCCGCAAAGGCGACGTTCTCGAACTTATAGAGGGGGGAACTGAAGA GAATGAGGACTGGTGGTACGCGCGGCATACAGATCCAAAATACAACAATCTCCAGAAGGAGGGTTATGTGCCTCGGAACTATGTGGCCTTGGAGGATACTCTCGAATCACATGA CTGGTTTTTCGGACGTGTGACACGCAAGGAGGCAGAGAGAAACTTGTTGGTGAAGGACAACCCTGTTGGAGTTTTCCTTGTAAGGGAGAGCGAGACTTGTCCAG GGAGCTATGTGTTGTCCATTCGAGACTATGACCAGAACAAGGCCAATCCTGAGTGTGTCAAACATTACAAGATGCGCAACATGGATGATGGTGGAGTGTATATTGCTGCTAGACGACAGTTCAAGACTATTATGGAACTTGTGGACCACTATAAAG TGCAAGCGGATGGTCTATGTCGGTCACTGGTAGCACCATGTTCCCGAGCTGCCCCAGTCATGGTAGACTTGAGTCGAGACACTAAGGACGCGTGGGAGATTGACAGGAACTCACTCCAGCTTGCACAGAGGCTTGGGGCTGGTCAGTTCGGGGAGGTCTGGAAAG GAATATGGAACAACACAACAGATGTTGCTATAAAAACTCTGAAGCCAGGCACAATGACAGCGGAGGCCTTCCTTGCCGAGGCCCAGATCATGAAGCAGTGTCGCCATGACAAACTTGTGCGTCTGTACGCCGTCTGCTCGAAGGAGGAGCCGATTTACATTGTGACTGAGCTCCTCAATGACAGTCTGCTCAACTACTTGCGGGAGGGAGAAGGACGATACATGAAGTTCCCAGATATGGTGGACTACGCTGGACAG GTGGCCAGTGGCATGGCATATCTAGAGAAAAACAAGCTTATTCATAGAGATTTGGCAGCCCGAAATGTTCTTATCGGTGATAACAGTATAGTAAAAGTTGCCGATTTTGGGCTTGCCAAAATTATTGAAGATGATGAGTACACACCTTCGTCTGCTG GAGCCAAGTTCCCGATCAAGTGGACAGCCCCAGAGGCTGCGATGTACATGCGCTTCACGATAAAGTCTGACGTGTGGTCATACGGCATTCTGCTCACAGAAGTCACAACACATGGACAAGTGCCATACCCAG GAATGACAAACAGAGAAGTTCTCAACCAGGTAGAAAGTGGTTATCGAATGCCAAGATCCACAAAATGTTCTGATGCCATGTATGAAATCATGGTCAAGTGCTGGGATAAACGGCCGGAGGAGAGACCTACCTTTGAATTCCTCTTTAATTTCTTTGATGACTATTTCATTGCAACTGAACCTAACTACCAGGAAAATGACCCCTAG
- the LOC128214988 gene encoding tyrosine-protein kinase SRK2-like isoform X6 — protein sequence MGCCDSKPKLDTSETKFSDIKGKNEENGEKPRRKNSYSKDPTNLPQPGEKSDAEGGSGGGKRVYALYDYDARTQDDLTFRKGDVLELIEGGTEENEDWWYARHTDPKYNNLQKEGYVPRNYVALEDTLESHDWFFGRVTRKEAERNLLVKDNPVGVFLVRESETCPGSYVLSIRDYDQNKANPECVKHYKMRNMDDGGVYIAARRQFKTIMELVDHYKVQADGLCRSLVAPCSRAAPVMVDLSRDTKDAWEIDRNSLQLAQRLGAGQFGEVWKGIWNNTTDVAIKTLKPGTMTAEAFLAEAQIMKQCRHDKLVRLYAVCSKEEPIYIVTELLNDSLLNYLREGEGRYMKFPDMVDYAGQIANGMAYLEREKLIHRDLAARNVLVGNNNIVKVADFGLARLIVDDEYNSRGAKFPIKWTAPEAAMYMRFTIKSDVWSYGILLTEVTTHGQVPYPGMTNREVLNQVESGYRMPRSTKCSDAMYEIMVKCWDKRPEERPTFEFLFNFFDDYFIATEPNYQENDP from the exons ATGGGGTGTTGCGACTCCAAACCCAAGTTGGACACATCAGAGACGAAGTTCTCCGATATCAAAGGAAAGAACGAGGAAAACGGGGAAAAACCACGTAGGAAAAACAGCTACAGCAAAGACCCCACTAATCTACCCCAGCCTGGAGAGAAATCTGATGCTGAGG gAGGCAGTGGCGGTGGGAAACGAGTTTACGCGCTCTATGACTATGATGCCCGAACACAAGATGACCTCACATTCCGCAAAGGCGACGTTCTCGAACTTATAGAGGGGGGAACTGAAGA GAATGAGGACTGGTGGTACGCGCGGCATACAGATCCAAAATACAACAATCTCCAGAAGGAGGGTTATGTGCCTCGGAACTATGTGGCCTTGGAGGATACTCTCGAATCACATGA CTGGTTTTTCGGACGTGTGACACGCAAGGAGGCAGAGAGAAACTTGTTGGTGAAGGACAACCCTGTTGGAGTTTTCCTTGTAAGGGAGAGCGAGACTTGTCCAG GGAGCTATGTGTTGTCCATTCGAGACTATGACCAGAACAAGGCCAATCCTGAGTGTGTCAAACATTACAAGATGCGCAACATGGATGATGGTGGAGTGTATATTGCTGCTAGACGACAGTTCAAGACTATTATGGAACTTGTGGACCACTATAAAG TGCAAGCGGATGGTCTATGTCGGTCACTGGTAGCACCATGTTCCCGAGCTGCCCCAGTCATGGTAGACTTGAGTCGAGACACTAAGGACGCGTGGGAGATTGACAGGAACTCACTCCAGCTTGCACAGAGGCTTGGGGCTGGTCAGTTCGGGGAGGTCTGGAAAG GAATATGGAACAACACAACAGATGTTGCTATAAAAACTCTGAAGCCAGGCACAATGACAGCGGAGGCCTTCCTTGCCGAGGCCCAGATCATGAAGCAGTGTCGCCATGACAAACTTGTGCGTCTGTACGCCGTCTGCTCGAAGGAGGAGCCGATTTACATTGTGACTGAGCTCCTCAATGACAGTCTGCTCAACTACTTGCGGGAGGGAGAAGGACGATACATGAAGTTCCCAGATATGGTGGACTACGCTGGACAG ATTGCTAATGGGATGGCGTATTTGGAAAGAGAGAAATTAATTCACAGGGATTTAGCTGCAAGAAATGTTCTCGTAGGGAACAACAACATTGTCAAAGTTGCTGACTTTGGTCTCGCTCGACTTATTGTGGATGACGAATACAATTCGCGGG GAGCCAAGTTCCCGATCAAGTGGACAGCCCCAGAGGCTGCGATGTACATGCGCTTCACGATAAAGTCTGACGTGTGGTCATACGGCATTCTGCTCACAGAAGTCACAACACATGGACAAGTGCCATACCCAG GAATGACAAACAGAGAAGTTCTCAACCAGGTAGAAAGTGGTTATCGAATGCCAAGATCCACAAAATGTTCTGATGCCATGTATGAAATCATGGTCAAGTGCTGGGATAAACGGCCGGAGGAGAGACCTACCTTTGAATTCCTCTTTAATTTCTTTGATGACTATTTCATTGCAACTGAACCTAACTACCAGGAAAATGACCCCTAG
- the LOC128214988 gene encoding tyrosine-protein kinase SRK2-like isoform X5 — MGCCDSKPKLDTSETKFSDIKGKNEENGEKPRRKNSYSKDPTNLPQPGEKSDAEGGSGGGKRVYALYDYDARTQDDLTFRKGDVLELIEGGTEENEDWWYARHTDPKYNNLQKEGYVPRNYVALEDTLESHDWFFGRVTRKEAERNLLVKDNPVGVFLVRESETCPGSYVLSIRDYDQNKANPECVKHYKMRNMDDGGVYIAARRQFKTIMELVDHYKVQADGLCRSLVAPCSRAAPVMVDLSRDTKDAWEIDRNSLQLAQRLGAGQFGEVWKGIWNNTTDVAIKTLKPGTMTAEAFLAEAQIMKQCRHDKLVRLYAVCSKEEPIYIVTELLNDSLLNYLREGEGRYMKFPDMVDYAGQVASGMAYLEKQKLIHRDLAARNVLVGANNVAKVADFGLARVIEDTEYTSHGAKFPIKWTAPEAAMYMRFTIKSDVWSYGILLTEVTTHGQVPYPGMTNREVLNQVESGYRMPRSTKCSDAMYEIMVKCWDKRPEERPTFEFLFNFFDDYFIATEPNYQENDP, encoded by the exons ATGGGGTGTTGCGACTCCAAACCCAAGTTGGACACATCAGAGACGAAGTTCTCCGATATCAAAGGAAAGAACGAGGAAAACGGGGAAAAACCACGTAGGAAAAACAGCTACAGCAAAGACCCCACTAATCTACCCCAGCCTGGAGAGAAATCTGATGCTGAGG gAGGCAGTGGCGGTGGGAAACGAGTTTACGCGCTCTATGACTATGATGCCCGAACACAAGATGACCTCACATTCCGCAAAGGCGACGTTCTCGAACTTATAGAGGGGGGAACTGAAGA GAATGAGGACTGGTGGTACGCGCGGCATACAGATCCAAAATACAACAATCTCCAGAAGGAGGGTTATGTGCCTCGGAACTATGTGGCCTTGGAGGATACTCTCGAATCACATGA CTGGTTTTTCGGACGTGTGACACGCAAGGAGGCAGAGAGAAACTTGTTGGTGAAGGACAACCCTGTTGGAGTTTTCCTTGTAAGGGAGAGCGAGACTTGTCCAG GGAGCTATGTGTTGTCCATTCGAGACTATGACCAGAACAAGGCCAATCCTGAGTGTGTCAAACATTACAAGATGCGCAACATGGATGATGGTGGAGTGTATATTGCTGCTAGACGACAGTTCAAGACTATTATGGAACTTGTGGACCACTATAAAG TGCAAGCGGATGGTCTATGTCGGTCACTGGTAGCACCATGTTCCCGAGCTGCCCCAGTCATGGTAGACTTGAGTCGAGACACTAAGGACGCGTGGGAGATTGACAGGAACTCACTCCAGCTTGCACAGAGGCTTGGGGCTGGTCAGTTCGGGGAGGTCTGGAAAG GAATATGGAACAACACAACAGATGTTGCTATAAAAACTCTGAAGCCAGGCACAATGACAGCGGAGGCCTTCCTTGCCGAGGCCCAGATCATGAAGCAGTGTCGCCATGACAAACTTGTGCGTCTGTACGCCGTCTGCTCGAAGGAGGAGCCGATTTACATTGTGACTGAGCTCCTCAATGACAGTCTGCTCAACTACTTGCGGGAGGGAGAAGGACGATACATGAAGTTCCCAGATATGGTGGACTACGCTGGACAG GTTGCGTCAGGCATGGCATACTTGGAGAAACAAAAGCTGATCCACAGGGATCTGGCAGCCAGAAATGTCCTTGTTGGGGCGAATAATGTTGCAAAGGTGGCCGACTTTGGTCTAGCCCGTGTCATTGAAGATACTGAATATACCTCTCATG GAGCCAAGTTCCCGATCAAGTGGACAGCCCCAGAGGCTGCGATGTACATGCGCTTCACGATAAAGTCTGACGTGTGGTCATACGGCATTCTGCTCACAGAAGTCACAACACATGGACAAGTGCCATACCCAG GAATGACAAACAGAGAAGTTCTCAACCAGGTAGAAAGTGGTTATCGAATGCCAAGATCCACAAAATGTTCTGATGCCATGTATGAAATCATGGTCAAGTGCTGGGATAAACGGCCGGAGGAGAGACCTACCTTTGAATTCCTCTTTAATTTCTTTGATGACTATTTCATTGCAACTGAACCTAACTACCAGGAAAATGACCCCTAG